One window from the genome of Serinibacter salmoneus encodes:
- a CDS encoding MarR family winged helix-turn-helix transcriptional regulator: protein MTEPVEDANPARNASPGAQRWHESESLTLLREVMGVAREMTHALAARVNVSELEFQALEHLQRSPIGPAEIARLLDVSTAASTGIVDRLVAKGHAERQPHPQDRRRTRVVVTPSAQAEVRAHMGPMFQRLAAMDAALSQEDRAVVVRYLRGALDAVAAVMEAEPDSEEETG, encoded by the coding sequence ATGACGGAACCGGTCGAGGATGCGAACCCGGCACGCAACGCCTCGCCCGGCGCGCAGCGCTGGCACGAGTCCGAGTCCCTCACGCTCCTGCGTGAGGTGATGGGCGTAGCTCGAGAGATGACGCACGCCCTCGCGGCGCGCGTGAACGTGAGCGAGCTGGAGTTCCAGGCGCTCGAGCACCTGCAGCGCTCCCCCATCGGCCCCGCGGAGATCGCGCGCCTGCTGGACGTCTCCACGGCCGCCTCCACCGGCATCGTGGATCGCCTCGTGGCCAAGGGACATGCGGAGCGCCAGCCACACCCGCAGGACCGGCGCCGCACCCGCGTGGTCGTCACGCCCTCGGCTCAGGCCGAGGTCAGGGCCCACATGGGCCCGATGTTCCAGCGGCTGGCCGCGATGGACGCCGCGCTGTCGCAGGAGGACCGCGCCGTGGTGGTGCGCTATCTGCGCGGGGCGCTGGACGCCGTCGCGGCGGTCATGGAGGCCGAGCCCGACTCCGAGGAAGAGACCGGCTAG
- a CDS encoding type II toxin-antitoxin system PemK/MazF family toxin: MADDLVPGALVWAELDPVLGREQGGRRPVLVVASPAYLQVVTTLVMVVPVTSVDRGWPNHVPVRGGSLGRPSWVMTEQLRTMARSRVSRSAGLVAPSCLAQVRRWLGYFLEG, translated from the coding sequence GTGGCGGACGACCTGGTTCCGGGTGCCCTCGTCTGGGCCGAGCTCGACCCCGTGCTCGGGCGAGAGCAGGGCGGACGGCGTCCCGTCCTCGTCGTCGCTTCGCCCGCCTACCTCCAGGTGGTCACGACGTTGGTCATGGTCGTTCCGGTGACGAGCGTTGATCGCGGGTGGCCCAACCATGTCCCGGTGCGAGGGGGCAGTCTCGGTCGGCCCTCCTGGGTGATGACCGAGCAACTGCGCACGATGGCCAGGTCGAGGGTGAGCCGGTCGGCCGGTCTCGTCGCCCCGAGTTGCCTGGCGCAGGTGCGCCGCTGGCTGGGCTACTTCCTCGAGGGTTGA
- a CDS encoding DNA mismatch repair protein MutS: protein MTTTIKVSNELRDRLKGQAARAGLTLGGHLAALADRADRDESMANLAAAIAATPPEVMEEYARETAIWERVEAEDLDGGSR from the coding sequence ATGACCACCACCATCAAGGTGAGCAACGAACTCCGGGACCGGCTCAAGGGCCAAGCGGCTCGCGCGGGACTGACTCTGGGTGGGCATCTTGCGGCGCTGGCGGATCGCGCCGATCGGGACGAGAGCATGGCGAACCTGGCTGCGGCGATTGCGGCGACCCCTCCGGAGGTGATGGAGGAGTATGCACGCGAGACGGCGATCTGGGAGCGGGTGGAGGCCGAGGACCTGGACGGCGGCTCGCGGTAG
- a CDS encoding ABC transporter ATP-binding protein, whose product MSNGAPALEAVSLRRSFRSFVAVDDASLTLEAGKVTALIGPNGAGKTTLMLMLAGLLRPDAGSIRVRGHDPVTQGALARRELGWMPDAFGMWDSLTATEVLTTMAAAYRLPKAAGAARAAQLLEQVGLTAFAHTQAHVLSRGQKQRLGLARALVHSPSVLLLDEPTSGMDPGARIEARTMLRDLAASGVAILVSSHILVELEGMVDDAVFLSQGRTTAPPEIRTDIQPWRLVCLDGDAFATWAASMGLPIHPDPAPGAGGVPEGGCAVGLHLADQAQAATVLRDAITAGLPIAALAPAPRGLEHTYLEMQLETR is encoded by the coding sequence ATGAGCAACGGTGCGCCCGCCCTGGAGGCGGTCTCCCTGCGTCGCTCCTTCCGCAGTTTCGTCGCGGTGGACGACGCCAGCCTGACCCTCGAGGCGGGCAAGGTCACGGCCCTGATCGGACCCAACGGCGCGGGGAAGACCACGCTGATGCTGATGCTCGCGGGGCTGCTGCGCCCCGATGCGGGCTCGATCCGGGTGCGCGGCCACGACCCCGTCACTCAGGGCGCCCTCGCCAGGCGCGAACTGGGGTGGATGCCGGACGCCTTCGGGATGTGGGACTCCCTCACCGCCACGGAGGTGCTCACCACGATGGCCGCGGCCTACCGGTTGCCGAAGGCTGCCGGGGCCGCACGCGCCGCGCAGCTCCTGGAGCAGGTGGGCCTCACCGCTTTCGCCCACACCCAGGCGCACGTGCTCTCCCGCGGTCAGAAGCAGCGCCTGGGGTTGGCGCGGGCGCTCGTGCACTCCCCCAGCGTGCTGCTGTTGGACGAACCGACCTCCGGGATGGACCCCGGCGCCCGCATCGAGGCGCGCACCATGCTGCGCGACCTCGCCGCCTCCGGCGTCGCGATCCTCGTCTCCTCCCACATCCTGGTGGAGTTGGAGGGGATGGTCGACGACGCGGTCTTCCTCTCCCAGGGCCGCACCACCGCGCCCCCCGAGATCCGCACCGACATCCAGCCCTGGCGCCTGGTGTGCCTGGACGGCGACGCCTTCGCCACCTGGGCGGCGAGCATGGGCCTCCCGATCCACCCCGACCCCGCGCCCGGGGCCGGCGGTGTACCGGAGGGGGGCTGCGCCGTCGGGCTCCACCTCGCTGACCAGGCGCAGGCCGCCACCGTGTTGCGGGACGCCATCACCGCCGGGCTGCCGATCGCGGCCCTCGCGCCCGCGCCCCGCGGCCTGGAGCACACCTACCTCGAGATGCAGCTGGAGACGCGATGA
- a CDS encoding ABC transporter permease, with amino-acid sequence MTTTSPATAGTPSTPPPPGRGPSGHGIRTVTALDLRQRVRSTRWQAALAVWFVIVGVITWLVTAAAGWVTGEGGFTEAQEAAGRTVFGLILMFVLLLGLLITPTMSASSINGDRQNGTLAILQATTLSSWDLTLGKLLAAWATSLAFLAISLPFLAFGLSRGGTSVGAGVVAIGIVALILLVVCGIGLGCSALTSRPAGSAVLTYLIVAGLAIGTPIAFGLSAVFVGTEEEVRVRDFPEEFWETYDWNEGDPDASDMQECVWRTETQPVQHLERTAWLLGLNPFVIVADAATIGQSVSSAAPDPLSGLSYLVRAAQQPPQTEFDYCEGYGVMLYEPEEIDPGAPIWPWGMGALLVLGAAGTWAAQRRLRTPAGVLPKGVRIA; translated from the coding sequence ATGACCACCACCTCACCGGCCACCGCCGGCACGCCCTCCACGCCGCCGCCCCCCGGGCGCGGACCCTCTGGGCACGGCATCCGCACCGTGACGGCCCTCGACCTGCGCCAGCGGGTCCGCTCCACACGCTGGCAGGCGGCGCTGGCGGTCTGGTTCGTGATCGTCGGGGTCATCACCTGGCTGGTGACCGCGGCCGCCGGGTGGGTCACCGGCGAGGGCGGCTTCACCGAGGCGCAGGAGGCCGCCGGGCGCACCGTGTTCGGGTTGATCCTCATGTTCGTGCTGCTGCTGGGCCTGCTGATCACGCCGACCATGTCGGCCTCCTCGATCAACGGCGATCGGCAGAACGGCACGCTGGCGATCCTGCAGGCGACCACGCTGAGCTCCTGGGACCTCACCCTGGGGAAGCTGCTGGCGGCCTGGGCCACGAGCCTGGCGTTCCTCGCGATCTCGCTGCCATTCCTCGCCTTCGGGCTCTCGCGCGGCGGCACGTCCGTGGGCGCCGGTGTGGTGGCCATCGGGATCGTCGCGCTGATCCTCCTGGTGGTCTGTGGGATCGGGCTGGGCTGCAGCGCCCTGACCTCCCGCCCCGCGGGCTCGGCGGTGCTGACCTATCTCATCGTGGCGGGCCTCGCGATCGGCACCCCGATCGCCTTCGGCCTCTCGGCGGTTTTCGTCGGCACCGAGGAGGAGGTGCGGGTGCGCGACTTCCCCGAGGAGTTCTGGGAGACCTACGACTGGAACGAAGGCGACCCGGATGCCTCCGACATGCAGGAGTGTGTGTGGCGAACCGAGACCCAGCCTGTGCAGCACCTCGAGCGCACCGCGTGGTTGCTGGGGTTGAACCCGTTCGTGATCGTCGCGGATGCCGCCACCATCGGGCAGAGCGTGAGCTCGGCCGCCCCCGACCCGCTGAGCGGGTTGAGCTACCTGGTCCGCGCCGCCCAGCAGCCGCCGCAGACCGAGTTCGACTACTGCGAGGGCTATGGCGTCATGCTCTACGAGCCGGAGGAGATCGACCCAGGTGCGCCGATCTGGCCCTGGGGCATGGGGGCGCTGCTGGTGCTCGGCGCCGCCGGCACCTGGGCCGCGCAGCGCCGCCTGCGCACCCCGGCGGGCGTGCTGCCGAAGGGCGTGCGGATCGCCTGA
- a CDS encoding LLM class flavin-dependent oxidoreductase has product MRYGFVGSFGTVAEQVALAREVEAAGWDGYFTWDAISLGTDATWDPFALLGAVAASTERITLGALVFAVPRRSPWELARQALTVDHLSGGRLVLPMGVGVTEDRAVAGVSGRGATPHGLRERAALLDETLAILDAAAGGEPFSHAGEHYQVQDMLIAPRPVARPRVPIWPVGVWPAPKSMARAARWDGIVVQLRGERAMEEPTPDDVAALVAHLTEVRGGPEAMAGFEVVLQGQFAEQPDAAERAAAYEAAGATWWIDGRWQGPDAQPDRQRALVASGPPRT; this is encoded by the coding sequence ATGAGATACGGATTCGTGGGATCCTTCGGCACCGTCGCCGAGCAGGTGGCGCTCGCGCGCGAGGTGGAGGCCGCGGGCTGGGACGGCTACTTCACGTGGGACGCCATCTCCCTGGGCACCGATGCCACCTGGGACCCGTTCGCGCTGCTGGGCGCGGTGGCCGCGAGTACCGAGCGCATCACGCTCGGGGCGCTGGTCTTCGCCGTCCCTCGCCGCAGCCCCTGGGAACTGGCGCGCCAGGCACTGACGGTGGATCACCTCTCCGGCGGCCGCCTGGTGCTGCCCATGGGCGTGGGCGTGACCGAGGACCGCGCGGTCGCCGGCGTGAGCGGTCGGGGCGCCACGCCGCACGGCCTGCGTGAGCGCGCCGCCCTCCTGGACGAGACCCTGGCGATCCTCGACGCCGCCGCCGGCGGCGAGCCGTTCAGCCATGCCGGGGAGCACTACCAGGTGCAGGACATGTTGATCGCGCCGCGACCGGTGGCCCGGCCCCGGGTGCCGATCTGGCCGGTCGGGGTGTGGCCGGCGCCGAAGTCGATGGCGCGCGCCGCCCGCTGGGACGGGATCGTGGTGCAGTTGCGGGGCGAGCGGGCCATGGAGGAGCCCACGCCCGACGACGTGGCGGCCCTGGTCGCGCACCTCACCGAGGTGCGGGGCGGCCCGGAGGCGATGGCCGGGTTCGAGGTGGTGCTGCAGGGGCAGTTCGCCGAGCAGCCCGATGCCGCGGAGCGGGCCGCCGCCTACGAGGCGGCGGGCGCCACCTGGTGGATCGACGGCCGCTGGCAGGGGCCGGACGCCCAGCCGGATCGGCAGCGTGCGCTGGTGGCGTCCGGGCCGCCGCGAACGTAG
- a CDS encoding acyltransferase family protein — translation MTSLSSRPGSRTAGGPPSDVSAPGVLPRPDSDSVRPHAGAPHLQGLDGLRALAVLAVFGYHAEILGLTGGFLGVDLFFVISGYLITTLILVEVTRTGRFAVGTFYLRRARRLLPALYLVLAAVAAAQLLLREQLDHLRGAIPAAIAYVSNWFQILASQSYFDASERPSLLRHLWTLAVEMQFYLVAPLLAWVALRWGRRTLGKALLITAGVSAVLMVLISFASGVPGTDPTRVYVGTDTHLFPIVLGAAAACVWRPWLHTGERARRSARTSDVVAVVALAAFLLLAFLVQDSSRALYLGGYAAIALVCLALVTTVVHPGSAVGRILERQPLRWIGTRSYGIYLWHWPVLMLTRPGIDVFWPLPAVIAVQLLATGLLAEASWRYVETPIRRGALGRWWTAVRTSGALAPAARGTTIAVASATVLGVALAAGLALTPDRATALESNERLAAGSGVVTAAAAPGGPTAQPGQEQASPAEAAGEAESTASARPSPEPSPEPTAEPSPEPTVERSPEASTESAQEPAEQLGTVSVVGDSVAGIAAPELIERGVASVDWEVGRQFADVVNAVFASRDAGTLGHTVVVHGGTNGPIGERDLRRLIEGLPDRRVFLVTVRSPIVYEAEDNERLAQIVPEYGNAHLIDWFALSDAHPEWFYEDHFHPREGTGTDQYADLIWEAIQP, via the coding sequence GTGACGTCACTCTCCAGTCGTCCGGGCAGCCGGACGGCGGGAGGCCCCCCGAGCGACGTCAGCGCCCCGGGGGTCCTCCCGCGCCCCGACTCGGACTCGGTGCGCCCTCATGCGGGTGCCCCGCACCTGCAGGGTCTCGACGGACTGCGTGCCCTCGCGGTCCTCGCGGTGTTCGGCTATCACGCGGAGATCCTCGGCCTGACCGGGGGGTTCCTGGGCGTCGACCTCTTCTTCGTCATCTCGGGCTACCTCATCACCACCCTCATCCTGGTGGAGGTCACCCGCACGGGCCGGTTCGCGGTCGGCACCTTCTACCTGCGGCGCGCGCGGCGACTGCTGCCGGCGCTGTACCTTGTACTGGCCGCCGTCGCGGCCGCCCAGCTGCTCCTGCGTGAGCAGCTGGACCACCTGCGCGGCGCGATCCCGGCGGCGATCGCGTACGTCTCCAACTGGTTCCAGATCCTCGCGTCCCAGTCCTACTTCGATGCCTCGGAGCGGCCCTCGCTGCTGCGTCACCTGTGGACCCTCGCGGTCGAGATGCAGTTCTACCTCGTGGCGCCGCTGCTCGCCTGGGTGGCGCTGCGCTGGGGACGACGCACGCTCGGCAAGGCGCTGTTGATCACCGCAGGCGTCTCCGCGGTGCTGATGGTGCTGATCTCGTTCGCCTCCGGAGTGCCGGGGACCGACCCGACCCGCGTCTACGTGGGGACCGATACCCACCTGTTCCCGATCGTGCTGGGTGCCGCTGCCGCCTGCGTGTGGCGCCCCTGGCTGCACACCGGGGAGCGGGCGCGCCGTTCGGCTCGCACCAGCGACGTCGTGGCCGTGGTCGCTCTCGCGGCCTTCCTTCTGCTGGCATTCCTCGTGCAGGACTCCTCCCGTGCTCTGTACCTGGGCGGCTATGCCGCCATCGCCTTGGTGTGCCTCGCCCTGGTGACCACGGTGGTCCACCCCGGGTCCGCCGTCGGCCGGATACTGGAACGCCAGCCGCTGCGCTGGATCGGCACCCGCTCCTACGGGATCTACCTGTGGCACTGGCCGGTGCTCATGCTCACCCGACCCGGCATCGATGTGTTCTGGCCGCTCCCGGCGGTGATCGCCGTGCAACTGCTGGCCACCGGCCTGCTCGCGGAGGCCTCCTGGCGCTACGTGGAGACGCCGATCCGCCGGGGCGCGCTGGGCCGCTGGTGGACGGCGGTGCGCACCTCGGGGGCCCTCGCACCGGCGGCGCGGGGGACGACGATCGCGGTGGCCTCGGCCACGGTCCTCGGCGTGGCCCTCGCCGCCGGGCTGGCGCTCACACCCGACCGGGCGACGGCGCTGGAGAGCAACGAGCGGCTGGCGGCGGGTTCCGGGGTCGTCACCGCGGCCGCGGCCCCGGGTGGTCCGACGGCGCAGCCCGGCCAGGAGCAGGCGTCCCCGGCCGAGGCGGCGGGGGAGGCCGAGTCGACCGCCAGCGCCCGGCCGAGCCCGGAGCCCAGCCCGGAACCCACCGCCGAGCCCAGCCCGGAACCCACAGTCGAGCGCAGCCCCGAAGCAAGCACAGAGTCCGCGCAGGAGCCCGCCGAGCAACTCGGCACGGTCAGCGTGGTCGGGGACTCGGTGGCCGGTATCGCGGCCCCGGAACTCATCGAGCGGGGCGTCGCCTCGGTCGATTGGGAGGTGGGACGCCAGTTCGCGGACGTGGTCAACGCGGTGTTCGCCAGCCGCGACGCCGGCACCCTGGGACACACGGTGGTGGTGCACGGGGGGACGAACGGGCCGATCGGCGAACGCGACCTGCGCCGCCTGATCGAGGGGCTGCCGGACCGCCGGGTCTTCCTGGTCACGGTGCGCAGCCCGATCGTCTACGAGGCGGAGGACAACGAGCGTCTCGCGCAGATCGTGCCGGAGTACGGCAATGCCCACCTCATCGACTGGTTCGCGCTGTCCGATGCGCACCCGGAGTGGTTCTACGAGGACCACTTCCACCCGCGGGAGGGCACCGGGACCGACCAGTACGCCGACCTGATCTGGGAGGCGATCCAGCCCTGA
- the leuD gene encoding 3-isopropylmalate dehydratase small subunit, with translation MEKIVTHTGIGVPLRRSNVDTDQIIPAVYLKRVTRTGFEDALFAAWRGNETFVLNQDAYRNGSVLVAGPDFGTGSSREHAVWALKDYGFRVVLASRFADIFRGNSGKQGLVAGVVAQQDIELLWKILEANPGMELTVDLASRTVTGGEVTVPFEIDDYTRWRLMEGLDDISLTLQHEEDITAFEATRDSWRPKTLPAKHLPTQPIVAARSGE, from the coding sequence ATGGAGAAGATCGTCACCCACACCGGCATCGGCGTCCCGCTGCGCCGCAGCAACGTGGACACCGACCAGATCATCCCGGCCGTGTACCTCAAGCGGGTCACCAGGACCGGCTTCGAGGACGCCCTGTTCGCCGCCTGGCGCGGCAACGAGACGTTCGTGCTGAACCAGGACGCCTACCGCAACGGCTCGGTGCTGGTGGCCGGCCCGGACTTCGGCACCGGTTCCTCCCGCGAGCACGCGGTGTGGGCGCTGAAGGACTACGGCTTCCGGGTGGTCCTCGCCTCCCGGTTCGCGGACATCTTCCGCGGCAACTCCGGTAAGCAGGGCCTGGTCGCGGGCGTGGTGGCGCAGCAGGACATCGAGCTGCTGTGGAAGATCCTCGAGGCCAACCCGGGCATGGAGCTCACGGTGGACCTGGCCAGCCGCACCGTGACGGGCGGCGAGGTGACCGTGCCGTTCGAGATCGACGACTACACCCGCTGGCGCCTCATGGAGGGGCTGGACGACATCAGCCTCACCCTGCAGCACGAGGAGGACATCACCGCCTTCGAGGCCACCCGCGACTCCTGGCGGCCCAAGACCCTGCCGGCCAAGCACCTGCCGACGCAGCCGATCGTGGCGGCCCGCTCGGGGGAGTAG
- the leuC gene encoding 3-isopropylmalate dehydratase large subunit, with the protein MGKTLAEKVWDAHVVRRGEDGAPDLLYIDLHLCHEVTSPQAFEGLRLAGRPVRRPDLTMATEDHNTPTLDIDLPIADLTSRTQIQTLRNNAAEFGIRIHSLGDADQGIVHQVGPQLGLTMPGMTVVCGDSHTSTHGAFGGLAFGIGTSEVEHVLATQTLPLKPFKTMAINVVGDLPPGTTSKDIILAIIAKIGTGGGAGYVLEYRGEAIEKLSMEARMTICNMSIEAGARAGMIAPDQTTFDYVQGRPHAPEGEDWDAAVEYWKTLVTDEDATFDVEVELSASDLEPFVTWGTNPGQGLPISANVPVPEEIADEGERVAAERALEYMGLEPGQPLREVKVDTVFMGSCTNGRIEDLRSIAKVIKGRKKADDVRVLVVPASARVRLQAEAEGLDEIFTDFGAEWRNAGCSMCLGMNPDQLQPGERAASTSNRNFEGRQGKGGRTHLVSPLVAAATAIRGTLSSLSDLDLGEDVDLTTFDGSPLSPLDPNLLVQV; encoded by the coding sequence ATGGGCAAGACCCTGGCGGAGAAGGTGTGGGACGCGCACGTGGTGCGGCGCGGTGAGGACGGCGCGCCCGACCTGCTCTACATCGACCTTCACCTCTGCCACGAGGTGACCAGCCCGCAGGCCTTCGAGGGCCTGCGTCTCGCCGGCCGCCCGGTGCGCCGCCCGGACCTCACGATGGCCACCGAGGACCACAACACCCCCACGCTGGACATCGACCTGCCGATCGCGGACCTCACCTCCCGCACGCAGATCCAGACGCTGCGCAACAACGCCGCCGAGTTCGGCATCCGCATCCACTCCCTGGGCGACGCCGACCAGGGGATCGTGCACCAGGTCGGCCCGCAGCTCGGGCTGACGATGCCGGGGATGACCGTGGTGTGCGGCGACTCCCACACCTCCACGCACGGCGCCTTCGGTGGTCTGGCGTTCGGGATCGGGACCAGCGAGGTCGAGCACGTCCTGGCCACGCAGACCCTCCCGCTGAAGCCGTTCAAGACCATGGCGATCAACGTCGTCGGCGACCTGCCCCCGGGCACCACCAGCAAGGACATCATCCTGGCGATCATCGCCAAGATCGGTACCGGCGGCGGCGCCGGCTACGTGCTGGAGTACCGCGGTGAGGCCATCGAGAAGCTCTCGATGGAGGCCCGCATGACGATCTGCAACATGTCCATCGAGGCGGGCGCCCGCGCCGGCATGATCGCCCCGGACCAGACCACCTTCGACTACGTGCAGGGCCGCCCGCACGCCCCCGAGGGCGAGGACTGGGACGCCGCGGTGGAGTACTGGAAGACGCTGGTCACCGATGAGGACGCCACCTTCGACGTCGAAGTGGAACTGAGCGCGAGCGACCTGGAGCCGTTCGTCACCTGGGGCACCAACCCCGGCCAGGGCCTGCCGATCTCGGCGAACGTGCCCGTGCCGGAGGAGATCGCCGACGAGGGTGAGCGGGTGGCCGCCGAGCGCGCCCTGGAGTACATGGGCCTGGAGCCCGGGCAGCCGCTGCGCGAGGTGAAGGTCGACACGGTCTTCATGGGCTCGTGCACCAACGGCCGCATCGAGGACCTGCGCTCCATCGCCAAGGTCATCAAGGGCCGCAAGAAGGCCGACGACGTGCGCGTGCTGGTCGTGCCGGCCTCCGCCCGGGTGCGTCTGCAGGCCGAGGCCGAGGGCCTGGACGAGATCTTCACCGACTTCGGGGCCGAGTGGCGCAACGCCGGCTGCTCGATGTGCCTGGGGATGAACCCCGACCAGCTGCAGCCGGGGGAACGCGCCGCGTCCACGTCCAACCGCAACTTCGAGGGACGTCAGGGCAAGGGTGGCCGCACCCACCTGGTCTCCCCGCTGGTGGCCGCCGCCACCGCGATCCGCGGCACCCTGTCCTCGCTGTCCGACCTGGACCTCGGTGAGGACGTGGACCTCACCACCTTCGACGGCTCCCCGCTGAGCCCCCTCGACCCGAACCTGCTGGTGCAGGTCTGA
- a CDS encoding IclR family transcriptional regulator, producing the protein MDTSGVGVLDKAATVLGALESGPATLAQLVASTHLARPTAHRLAVALEHHRLVARDLQGRFVLGPRLAELAAAAGEDRLLAAAGPVLAALRDHTGESAQLFRRQGDQRICVAAAERPVGLRDSIPVGAQLSMLGGSAAQVLLAWEEPDRLHRGLHGAKFTATVLSGVRRRGWAQSVAEREPGVTSVSAPVRGPSGRIVAAVSISGPIERMTKQPGRLHAAAVVSAANRLSDVLRRADAS; encoded by the coding sequence ATGGACACTTCTGGGGTTGGCGTTCTCGACAAGGCCGCGACGGTGCTCGGCGCGCTGGAGTCCGGTCCCGCTACGCTCGCGCAGTTGGTCGCCTCCACCCATCTTGCGCGCCCGACGGCGCACCGGCTCGCGGTGGCGCTGGAGCACCACCGCCTGGTGGCGCGCGACCTGCAGGGCCGGTTCGTGCTCGGCCCGCGCCTGGCCGAACTCGCGGCCGCCGCCGGCGAGGACCGTCTGCTGGCCGCCGCCGGCCCCGTGCTCGCCGCGCTGCGCGACCACACCGGTGAGAGCGCCCAACTCTTCCGCCGCCAGGGCGATCAGCGCATCTGTGTGGCCGCGGCCGAGCGGCCCGTGGGCCTGCGCGACTCGATCCCCGTGGGGGCGCAGCTCTCGATGCTCGGCGGCAGCGCCGCGCAGGTGCTGCTGGCCTGGGAGGAGCCGGACCGACTGCACCGCGGGCTGCACGGGGCGAAGTTCACCGCCACGGTGCTGTCCGGGGTGCGACGGCGCGGCTGGGCCCAGTCGGTGGCCGAACGTGAGCCGGGGGTCACCTCGGTCTCCGCGCCGGTCCGCGGGCCCTCGGGGCGCATCGTGGCCGCGGTGTCCATCTCGGGCCCGATCGAGCGGATGACCAAGCAGCCCGGGCGCCTGCACGCCGCGGCCGTGGTCTCGGCCGCGAACCGTCTCTCGGACGTGCTGCGCCGCGCCGACGCCAGCTGA
- a CDS encoding PrsW family glutamic-type intramembrane protease, which produces MTAPHGAHRAAAPTQTPPPGTYPSGHAGFAREWTGALWSGPKLPEPSAPELHSPRSLGATMRRAPFWIAVGGLLIGAVLAWVGGSTGSTPNEVVLGVAGLFAVGGPIVALVLGTARRLRIEASVPRVATWWGLAAGVIAVGVALGLESAFRALVGSASEPGYLFAGPAEEFAKLLVPLILLAVGLPWIRDPRAGVWVVVLAGAVFGIFEGIEFAVGSGLHQDKVLGDVDLSGLSESTRHALLTFAGTMGRAWVELLHVMITAGAASVIWLNLARGTRKAAGLIIGMWLAAAALHSFNDGVLTLLPGAGPQFASIVFIVALYTLWYRPLVRRLVPPDALAAVPTRWIPPLPRG; this is translated from the coding sequence ATGACGGCCCCCCACGGAGCGCACCGCGCGGCAGCTCCCACGCAGACTCCCCCGCCCGGCACCTACCCCAGCGGCCACGCCGGGTTCGCCCGCGAATGGACGGGGGCGCTGTGGTCCGGGCCCAAGCTGCCGGAGCCGAGCGCGCCGGAGCTCCACTCGCCGCGCTCCCTCGGTGCCACCATGCGCCGCGCTCCGTTCTGGATCGCTGTGGGCGGCCTGCTCATCGGCGCGGTCCTCGCCTGGGTCGGCGGGTCCACGGGAAGCACCCCGAACGAGGTGGTGCTCGGGGTGGCCGGCCTCTTCGCCGTCGGCGGCCCGATCGTGGCCCTCGTGCTCGGCACCGCGCGTCGGCTGCGCATCGAGGCCTCCGTACCGCGCGTGGCCACGTGGTGGGGCCTGGCCGCGGGCGTCATCGCCGTGGGCGTGGCGCTCGGCCTGGAGTCGGCGTTCCGCGCGCTCGTCGGATCCGCGAGCGAGCCCGGGTACCTGTTCGCGGGGCCGGCGGAGGAGTTCGCGAAGCTGCTCGTGCCGCTGATCCTGCTCGCCGTGGGCCTGCCGTGGATCCGCGATCCTCGCGCCGGTGTGTGGGTCGTGGTGCTGGCAGGCGCGGTGTTCGGGATCTTCGAGGGCATCGAGTTCGCCGTCGGTTCTGGCCTGCACCAGGACAAGGTGCTGGGCGATGTCGACCTCTCGGGCTTGTCGGAGTCCACCCGCCACGCCCTGCTCACGTTCGCGGGCACCATGGGCCGCGCGTGGGTGGAGCTGCTGCACGTCATGATCACCGCGGGCGCTGCGAGCGTGATCTGGCTGAACCTCGCCCGCGGCACCAGGAAGGCTGCGGGCCTGATCATCGGGATGTGGCTGGCCGCCGCCGCCCTGCACTCCTTCAACGACGGCGTGCTCACCCTGCTGCCGGGTGCGGGCCCGCAGTTCGCCTCGATCGTGTTCATCGTGGCGCTCTACACCCTCTGGTACCGGCCGCTGGTGCGGCGCCTGGTGCCGCCGGACGCGCTGGCCGCGGTGCCGACGCGGTGGATCCCGCCCCTGCCGCGCGGCTGA